In Salmo trutta chromosome 28, fSalTru1.1, whole genome shotgun sequence, one DNA window encodes the following:
- the LOC115165982 gene encoding dolichol-phosphate mannosyltransferase subunit 1-like, whose amino-acid sequence MASRKGSQQSRVGGDKYSVLLPTYNERENLPLIVWLLVKYFGESGYDYEIIVIDDGSPDGTLEVAEQLQKIYGEDKILLRPRAKKLGLGTAYIHGIKHARGNYVFIMDADLSHHPKFIPEFIKKQREGGYDLVSGTRYRGDGGVYGWDLRRKLISRGANYVTQVLLRPGASDLTGSFRLYKKEVLESLVERCVSKGYVFQMEMIVRARQLNYTIGEVPISFVDRVYGESKLGGNEIVSFLKGLLTLFATT is encoded by the exons ATGGCAAGCCGAAAAGGTTCACAGCAGAGCCGGGTCGGTGGTGATAAATACTCGGTGTTGTTGCCCACTTACAATGAACGAGAGAATCTACCGCTTATTGTGTGGCTATTGGTAAAATACTTCGGTGAAAG TGGATACGACTACGAGATTATTGTCATTGATGATGGAAGTCCAGATGGGACACTTGAGGTGGCAGAACAACTGCAGAAGATATACGGAGAGGACAAGATA CTCCTTCGACCAAGAGCAAAGAAACTAGGGTTAG GAACTGCCTACATCCATGGCATTAAACATGCCAGAGGGAACTATGTCTTCATAATGGATGCAGACCTCTCCCATCAT CCTAAATTTATTCCAGAATTCATAAA GAAACAGAGAGAAGGCGGGTATGACCTTGTGTCAGGCACCCGATACAGAGGAGATGGGGGCGTATACGGATGGGACCTGCGCAGGAAACTCATCAG TCGGGGAGCGAACTATGTAACACAGGTTCTGCTGAGACCTGGGGCATCAGACCTGACTGGCAGCTTCAG GCTTTACAAGAAGGAGGTACTGGAGAGtctggtggagaggtgtgtgtccaAAGGCTACGTCTTTCAGATGGAGATGATTGTCCGTGCCAGACAGCTGAACTACACCATTGGAGAG GTTCCAATTTCGTTTGTGGATCGTGTTTATGGGGAGTCTAAACTGGGAGGAAATGAAATAGTGTCGTTCCTGAAAGGACTGCTTACTCTCTTCGCGACAACATGA
- the LOC115166368 gene encoding activity-dependent neuroprotector homeobox protein-like produces the protein MFQLPVNNLGSLRKARRNVKRVLGDIGLEFCKDHIEDYKDYVPNEFYIKHTTWDDVCMWDPSLTKAQDYRSKPFCCSGCPFSSKFFSAYKSHFRNVHSEDFESRILLNCPYCTYNGNKKTLETHIKLFHMPNNVVRQGPGGMQGLKDGMQLGKRPGESIEQAVYYCKKCTYRDPLYNVVRKHIYREHFQHVAAPYLIKPEEKTTPNGAAAGAGTGNTDSSSNTNVNANSNTIHCKRCLFVLRTYEALVQHVIEDHERIGYQVTAMIGHTNVVVPRVKPVIMVSPKPGEKTVIGVGPKGQLVTTTVGGVRSLPTQQLSRIVIPKPGLSSTGLLSGSHLKQGAFGLKSGTTQSFSIGGQQVRITLPGNAQVSVPQHSQAAKQNLPGGLRSPIVVSSSSSTLKPTQGRGESMGCKREEVVWSRLRWGEIV, from the exons ATGTTCCAGCTCCCGGTCAACAACCTGGGCAGCTTACGGAAAGCCAGAAGAAATGTCAAGCGGGTTCTGGGAGACATCGGCCTGGAGTTTTGTAAAGACCACATTGAG GACTACAAAGACTATGTCCCTAATGAGTTCTACATCAAGCACACCACCTGGGATGATGTGTGTATGTGGGATCCTTCACTGACCAAAGCCCAG GACTACAGATCAAAGCCTTTCTGTTGTTCCGGCTGCCCCTTCTCTTCCAAGTTCTTCTCGGCGTACAAGAGCCACTTCCGCAATGTCCACAGCGAGGACTTTGAGAGCCGCATCTTGCTTAACTGCCCCTACTGCACCTACAATGGGAACAAGAAGACCCTGGAGACGCACATCAAGCTGTTCCACATGCCCAACAACGTGGTGCGACAGGGTCCCGGAGGCATGCAGGGGCTAAAGGATGGCATGCAGCTGGGCAAGAGGCCTGGAGAGAGCATCGAGCAGGCGGTGTACTACTGCAAGAAGTGCACCTACAGGGACCCGCTTTACAACGTGGTGCGCAAGCACATCTACAGAGAACACTTTCAGCATGTGGCCGCACCCTACCTGATTAAGCCTGAGGAAAAGACCACACCTAACGGTGCTGCAGCAGGTGCGGGCACAGGGAACacagacagcagcagcaacaccAATGTCAATGCTAACAGCAACACCATCCACTGCAAGCGCTGCCTCTTTGTGCTACGTACCTATGAGGCACTCGTGCAGCATGTTATTGAGGACCACGAGCGCATTGGTTACCAGGTGACTGCCATGATTGGTCACACAAACGTGGTGGTGCCACGGGTCAAGCCTGTCATCATGGTATCCCCCAAGCCAGGAGAAAAGACTGTCATTGGTGTAGGACCCAAAGGTCAGCTGGTGACCACCACTGTGGGGGGAGTCCGCTCCCTTCCCACCCAGCAGCTCAGCAGGATCGTCATCCCAAAGCCAGGCCTAAGCTCAACGGGACTCCTGTCTGGGTCTCACCTGAAGCAGGGGGCTTTTGGGTTAAAGAGTGGGACCACTCAGTCCTTCTCTATAGGTGGGCAGCAGGTGAGAATCACTCTACCTGGCAACGCACAGGTCTCTGTGCCCCAGCATTCGCAGGCTGCCAAACAGAACCTCCCTGGTGGCTTGCGGAGCCCCATAGTGGTGAGTTCCTCCTCGTCTACACTCAAGCCCACCCAAGGAAGAGGGGAGAGCATGGGATGTAAGCGAGAGGAAGTTGTGTGGAGTAGACTACG ATGGGGAGAGATTGTGTGA